ACACTCAACACTGCATCACTGCTTAAACCGATAGTCCAATTGGATGCATCGGTGTATTCCTATTTTTCGGGGCTTGTTTTTCAATGCTGCAGAGATTCTTCACCTTTATTCGAACACATGAAGATATTATTAACGAATATTGATTAGAAAATATTAAATCAAGGATGTTATTGGACAAATTGTACTCTCTTCGGTTGGGGAACATGAATCATTGGTATATCAAGGAAAAGTTTTTCTCCAGAATATTCTTGCTCAATATTGTTTTATTGATCAGATTATAGGATGCGAGATGTATATGTTGCTATGCAGGTTAGTGGCCTGTGATTTCCAGGAACTGGAACCTAATACTACCCACGTGCGTTGTTATCCCTATacggcctacccccttaaaaacaGACTTGCATGGGAAAAGATAGTTGTAGTAGTTCATGTCCGCCCGTACCTAGGCACCGGCGCGCACCCAGCGGCTCAATCGTATGCGTGCATACGAGACCCTAGGCTCCGTCGCGGTACTATAGTTCGAGGAACAATTACCACTACGAAAGAAAATCATAGAGAGCGGCCCAAGTAACACAAGGGACCCTACTTAGACATACGGGACACCTAACATGAGTTAGCCGATCGTCCAGGTTTCGCTAGGTAAAAATCCCACACCTAAGCATGTGTGATGACGCAATGTAACAATATCGCAACCCTATTCATGCACGATGACTATAATATATGTGATCAAGttattaatttatttatattttatttgagcaagaataCAAGCAGAGCCATTTAAGATATAGGAATCAAGGCGATTAGAAATTACCGAATATCAATGTTAGAAGAACACTAGGATGTTTCTAGTCACCGAGAATGGTCAGGATGGTTGATCTTCGAACATTTGGAAAAGCTTAGAGACGAGGATATACGATCTTGACTTATCATTGAGCAATAGCGAAAGGTTTAGATAGAATAAAATGGTCATAAAACCATTTATGCTAGGGAAGGTTTTATCTAAGAATAATATCCTTATCACAAATCTTGGGCACCATGTCGACAGTAGTGGAAACAAAGTTAAAGTAAAGAGAAGGTCTACAACTGCGCTACATGCATCAAAATCTAACATGACCGGTCAGGCCGCCTACAAAACCGATCAAACCGActaccaccggtcagaccggtactacaaccggtcggaccggttaaACCGAATTACACAGACAGATTTGCACACCCTGCACCTAAGTGTGCAACCCGGTATCCATCCGCATCGAGGCGTGTGAATGCGGgtagcagggacagaagtcgaCATGTGAGATGTGCATGGTGTGAAGAAATTCATACGGAAATACCAATAAACATTAATAAGCACTAATCATACATGTTGTTTTGCTGGAAGTGCTTATTAAACAACATGGATAATATAATGCATGCGCGACCTATACGTCCTTATTTTGACTTTCAAGAAAATAAGTTCAATCAGAAGGTTTCATCCTCGGAAACGAAGAACACTAATCACTAGTTCACTACTATATTCGTACTTTGCATTTCAACTATTTAATTAAATAGATACGTTTTGTTCAAATACTACGCACTGATTTTCAGGTTTTCCTAATCATGTATGATTCGAAATTACTGAAATGAGATGTGTCGGGTGCGAAGGAATTTATACAAAACTTACTAATAACACCCGAAGCAAAACAATATGATCAATATGATGAAATGTTAATAAACATTTAAAGCAAAAACAGTACGTATGATATGATGTATGCATGACTATACGTCCTCACAAAGAAAATTCTTGCCAATCAAACTATGGCAATATATGAAGATCATTTGGTGGcacaatacgtactctccctatatatactagccgTTTACTACTAATCTTCCCTACCTAAACGGGGTtggtgtacctgcagaagaatcACAATATATACATATCATATCCAACACTAATAAATGGCTATGAGTTAGTTAATATTCTATTTACAGCCACCTGTTATAACCTACACTATGTAGAGCTTACGAACTAACCTATCTTAATCCCTTAAGCGAAAAGAAatgcattttattttttatttttttttgaactcatTTTAGTTTTGGAAACATCAAGATAATAACACTGGTACCCCCATTgtgcatttcagctctgataccagctgtgacagacccgccgagttaaaacgcttaattaagcgtaaccaccatcatttgaacacatcgatACCAGCTGTAACAGACCCGTCGAGTTAAAACaattaattaagcgtaaccgccatcatttgaacacatcaggcgcattagcttaattaagtgtaacttggcAGGTTGTtttcaacccacaggccgatcgaaacacaccagaagtctcgcacgaaggcgagcacaGAAGGTATCAGCATGATAcaatcttacaaaaatagtaaataatattaagacttttacaaaatagttttaaatttaaaatttacaagaATAGATAGCACCggaagagaatctaacttacagagcatttttactagagaataaataaaataaaataaataaatctagAACTACCGAGAtgtgaagacaaggcgccacatcgagcccaccgatgtgaaacctagttagctcctatacctgaaatagggtaaacaacaaaccctgagcaactaatactcagcaagacttacccgaccagtgggtatacttagcccacgtaTCTAGACATACATAgctttttggctggtggtttgttttgcagaaaaagcaactagaAGTAAATTCttattttctaaattttagctccaatttctATCAAAGGATTTACTGATCATCTATGGTTTGCAAACTACAACAATCAAGGTGAACaaattattaattagttaacatCAGCCCTCATTTTAATTaatacaattcaatccccgatcagcacagccgacaacggaacggtccttaatcaacacagatggggctacacATTTCCCCATCCGATCTCCCATCCCATACCTTCCATCTTGAACATAATAACTCCTATAATGTAAtataaagacatcctatatctcgcgagtgacagaatcatcactcgacttctatcgaaccCTATTAcgcatagcagtgctaacgacctatccatactagtataaggtccaggaaaacctagggatcatgcaactaggattTCAAACAATTCGTGTACGTAATGCTCAAGTAAtagatacatatataggtgtcataatttaaattaatagattgtgcaccgaggcttgcctgagggtaacactaagttagtgttaatatTAACAAGGCATTGGTCCCTTCCGaccattgggccgggtcttcacgaATACCCTCTCAATCTTTCTGCTCCGATCCGGGGGCTTCGCGATCCATTCGTAGATGTAATTCTCGCTACGAGctctatatgtatgcatatgatatgccAATTAAATGCACATGAAATAAGAATAAATTTTACGATCACAAAGTAACTATTGATCGAGTATAAACGCTACGATTTACCTACAATTATAACTGTCAGCCCTaatgctaccggtcagaccggtataccaaaTCGGTCAGACCAATttacccaaccggtcagaccggtccctacaccggtcagaccggctggTCGGACCATGACCAGCACAGGGCCATGTCCAAAACCTCCCGATCAATTTTATGAATGACATCTTCAGCTAAAGACTATACGTGTATAGGCATAAAATGTTAATTGACACAATGCATAACTCTAATTACACCTAGGAAATTGTTGATTGATTAACAAATGTAACTACAAATTATGGAATTACAACTTAGAAAACAAGGTGGTGGAGAATAGAATCTAATGTACCGAAATACCACTAACCTATTTTATAGAATCTTTATAGGGTTTTATTCACAAGAGAATTCTATTAGCCTTAAACCTAGCAATATGGTTTTAATACAAGTTATCTAGATTTGCCATAAGTAAAATAACTCGCTAAAGTAAATCATGAGCACATTCTAGTGATGAGCAAAATCTAGTATGATGTATCTACTAGTACCGTGTTCTAATTTTATTTACAAGATTCTTCTCAAACATAAACTATCCCTTAACTCATAGATATACTAATATATAAAGAAATCAACTAACATATCAAACTACGTTTTTTGGACATGAAATTCTTATAGCAGACTACATATGCCTAAACTGAACTACTGcctaaatttcataatttttggaccaACAGACCTGCCTAAACAAATTAAATGAGTCTAAACACAACTTAAATTTTTAACAGGGGTGAAAAGGTCATTTCACAACAATTAATATTATTCCTCTGGAGATTTAGATCTAAACATTCAAACAAAACTgatcttatatttttaaaatttttcctTAATTTATTAGACAACCTATAAACTTTCGTCAAATGAATAAAAGGTTCCCACCGATCAGAACGCTATATACAATCGGACCGGTCGGGGACGACAGCCATGGCacagggccatggcggcgcggcgaggggctctcgccggcggcgacgctaGCCAGTAGCAGGGCagggcggcgcgacggccggGGCAGCAGGGCGAAGCCGGCGCGCACAGCAACGCGGTGCAGGGACGCGCACGTGCAGCTCACAACGAGCAATagccagggttcaccaaaccgtcggtaaccggtccggtttgaccggtaaccggtcaaaccggtccgaaccggttccggtttggtccggtatgaaaccggtccaaattcaaaatttaaatttgaattcaaaaaaataaaaaaaatctcaaaatattcctaaaaatacttcaagatgcgacaaatctaatggtgtcaaattttctaaaaaattcgtTCACTTAGTATAGTTtacggggatttgaagttaaacaaaaaaaacgtgcatacaaaagtatacaaatacaatgtaaaagtagtccaaaagagggttggagggttcatttagactaaaatatgttatacaaacatttatttagtatactttgcgggcatttaaatttaaaccaaaaaagaaaaaaattgaatttgaccagTTACCAGCCAAACCGGCCGatataccggtcaaaccggccggtataccggtacgaaccggttgaactgggaagtttgaattcaaatttgaatttgtccggttccgaccggtaaccggccaaaccggaccggtataccggaaccggaggccggcggttaccggtcaccggtcggattttaaaaccctggCAACAGCATGACGATGGCGGCGACACCATGAATCGAACGCGGAAACTCGCGGAACGCGCAAGACCGAGGAGAGCACGAGCATTAGTACCTCACCTAGCTTCGATTTGAGCCGCTGGACGAAGAAAACGGTGGCCGGACGATGGAGTTCAACGTCAAGGTGGAGCTCGATGGCCATGGATGGCTAGTGGCCAGAAGATCCGCGATTCCAAGCTATACGGCGGCCGGAGCTCAGTTCAAAGGTGCTGGGGAGGGAGCTAGGGAGCTGAGGGAGCTTCGGGTGCGAGTGATTTAAGTATGGTGGAGCGGAGGCCGGGGATTTGGCCGGCGGGACGCGAGATGCTCGAGCTCGTTCGAGCTCggctcgaggaagaagaaagggaggaaggaggaggcgaCAGCGTGGAGGCTTCGGAGGATGGATAAGGACGCGACGTTAgcgccgaggatggccggcacgtggccaCGGCGTGCTCTCCGGTGAGGATGCTCGACACGTGGCCGCCGTGACGCATGCTGCCGCTACCGGTCTAAACCGGCCGGCgacaccggtcggaccggtctggcTGAGGGGTGTTATAGGAGGCCGGCCTGGGGGTCGCCATCGCCGATTCGCGTGGGCTCCTCTGGCCCGCGAGATTCACGTCACCGATCTCCACTCCAAAGTTCAACCCCTGTGGCtgtgcgccccccccccccccccccacccacacacacacagagagaagaAACACACGGCCGCCACGTCACCGATCTCCACTCGTGGAACGTACGGAGCACTCTCATGCGAATGGCTTTCGCTTTCTAGTAAAGACGAAAGCGGCACCCTGCTCGGCACGgcccgctcgctcgctcgctcgctatATAGCCcgcctccctcaccgccgccgccatgtgctcgcctccgcctccgccgcgccgccggggcctGCCTTACTAGACGGACGGGGTGTGGACCTCGTGACCGCGCTGCCACTGGACCCCTCTGCCGCGCCCCGGCCTTCGAAGACACGAccaatgccgccgccggcgcagcgaACGAGCTCCTGAGCGTGGACGCGTCCGGCGCCGCGGCCAGCCATCCCGGACGGGCTCCTCGGCGCGCTGCACCTGGACTGGACGCGTCCAACCcggcggtgcgcgcggcgggcggcgcgctgtCCCGCCTGGACGCGCTCACGGCGGGGCTGTCGGACGCGCAGCGGTGAGCACTGTAGGGGGTTCCTGGGCGCGACGTGGCTGTACCTGACGGCGCGGCCGGGGGTGCTGAGCGGCGCCGTGGACGCCTACGTCCTGCTGCAGCTGGCGCTGGTGGACAGCGTGCTGGGCCGGCGAAGCCTCAAGATGAGCGACTTCGTGGTCGGCGAGCGCATCGAGGAGGGCTCGTTCGGTGGTGGTGTTCTTCGGCACCGTCGTGGAGGAGCGGACGGGCAGGGCCAGGACGAGCCTCCAGAACGACGACAGGTACAAGGAGAAGGTCATCCTCAAAAAGGTAAGCCAAGCAGCGCGACAAGCACAGCTGCTGCGAGATTGCTGTGATGCCGAGTGAAATGCAGAGACGCTGAACAGCTGATGCGTGGCTGATCGTGTTCAGATCAAGGTGGGAACAGTGGGGGCCAAGGAGTGCGGCGACTAGGAGGAGTGGTTCAACTACCGCGTGGCCAGGGCGGCGCCGGACTGCCGGAGACGTGCGCCGACTTCCTCGGGAGCTTCGGCGCCGACAAGACCAAGTCGGAGTGCGTCGAGGGCGGCAAGTGGCTCGTCTGGAAGTTTGAGGTGTGCATTTGGGCCATGGCGTTGCCATTTTTCCTGTTGCGATTTCTTTTGCTGTATGACCGACCACTCATGGGAGGGACCAAGAGCGAGGCATCTGGTCGTAAGTGGCGTAACAATTTTTTGTCCTGTATGGGATTGTTTGAACAATGTGGTACAGAGTTTCAGACACTAGCTAACTGTACATTGTGCTAGACAGAAATCCTACTTCCGTTGGTCAGTTCCTCGAATCTATGGAGATCCCAGAGAGCTCATCGATCGACTGGTTGCCAAATTATGAGATGTTCCCGTTTCGGCAGATCAGGTGTTTGGTCATGCTCGTTCTAATGCTATATATGCTGACAGACGTAATGGTAAAATCGATCATTTCTCCTAGCTCGTTCTAAACTAGCAGAGTTCTTAGAGCTGAGTCTAGAAGATGCTCTATCGAATGATATTTTAGAAGTGATTCTAAACTGGTAAAAAAAACTAGTTCCCACCAACCCGATTTATTTGTCGCACATAATCACTTTAATTATACCCGAAATTTAATCTAGAGAATCACTTCTCTCATGAAGTCAATTGTCATAGTGAATCAGAAAAGTTATGACAAACTTATCTGTCATTTCAGACAGCAACATAGCGCCAATgtttaaaattaaataaaacaaaTGTATAATACTTTGAAACTACTATTAAAGATGAATTTATCTATACCATTTTCAAAAGTCTCTAAGGAGTATTTTTCAATGAAACTTTTGTGAAGTAGGGCTGGGCTTGGAACTTCCGGATGCTCACGTAGAaagacacatgcatgcatattgTTCCACCGTGTTTTTTTAATGAGATTTATATTTGAACAAAATGCACGTGAAGAAAATAACAATCCATTAAATTACATGttgaaaggatcgggtgctctagcctaagagggggagggggtgaattaggcactactaaaaacttagacctatggctccaactaattcgcacaaaacttaaactaaaacatgctatctagatgtgcaactaggttgttctagtgtaaaaccactatcccaaaagagtttagcaacatatagcctttcctatcaagaaactattctatgaaagtaaaggcacacaaattgctagtatgaaatgcggaagcttaataagcgggataggagatagcaaactcttgacgcgggtgtttatcccgtggttcggttagccacaaaggcacacctacatccacattgttgtagcactcactaagagtattactattcggccaccaagtctcttccgtgaacacgatcacggtcaccttggccccgggttccactaaggagcttctccacaaaggataggggtctccacgtcccccgcacaaagtgtcgtcgccgctccacaccaagtcggaggatcgatgacgttgccggcgagcttcaaagctccaaggtgccggcgcaccaagctcttgttttggttcactagagaaccacatcACAAAGGCTCAATgtcttgcaatcacactcactaagagctactctagcactcacactttacaagacTAGTGCTaaaagctaaggatatgatcaatgggcTCTtatatggcttggagatgatcttgggTGTTTGTGTgacttctagcaactccagcaatcttcaaatggccggggtgaggcgtatatataggccaccaagtcttgtagctgttgctccaatggtcagcagaaaactgcgtatcatcggatgaaccgatgcctcaggcaggggtagcgtcggttcatccagtcACTCTAagacctgaagtagccgttgaactcctgacagctgacacagtgaccaccggttcaaccgatgcttagccgtcggttaatccggtcactcacagcactcaactcttctgctgacgtcattacaccgatggtatgcaccgatgcttcaccggttcaaccggtgctgaagacttgactCTTGCACGACttgcaacgtctctggaacacagtacgcccaatgcaccgatgcccctttttgaactatcggttcatccggtgcctcccttctgcaccaaaataccatggcgtcggttcttccgacaaccatcagatgcaccgatgctcatgcgtcggttcttccggtgctaccgaCCGAacagcggaacccccgtaggggtggcccttcgggcctagctacgcctatcttttctttctttttgtcatcacttgaacctaaaaacctgagaatggtcatcttaacaatcatattagtcacattgattgcgttgtcattcgatcaccaaaatcactcgaaatggcataaatggtgtcatGTTCGTTTCACATGTAATATAGTTTGTTTTAAAAATACAATGGACGATGCTTACAAATTCCATGAACCAAATaaggatgatgaaagataacaCTGCAACTCTTATCATTGTACAATtttgcgcgcgcgcgcgcccacaCACTCAATCTTAACCATCTTTTTCAGTCAGTTCCTCTAATCCTCCTGCTTGCAAAAGTATGCAGAGAGTTCAACTTAGTTGGAACTTAAAAGTTTCCTAGGTTTTTCAGATCATCAATGGACATATAACCGAAGATCACGAGGTAGGGCCAGAAGAGATATATGATGTTGGCGACGAATCCGGTACCGATCTTCAGGAACGTGAGCTTCGTGCTTCTGCTGAGGAGGACCGTGGTGTCATGGAAGCTGGTGAACACGAACCAGAGCCCGTCGAGCAGCGCGAGCGACGTCATCACGCAGGCCGCGATGGCGGTCCCCTTCTCCACCGGAGACAGCAGCAGGTAGAGGGAGAAGGCGAAGGCGGCGCAGAAGCTCCGCGCCGCGCAGA
The nucleotide sequence above comes from Panicum virgatum strain AP13 chromosome 3K, P.virgatum_v5, whole genome shotgun sequence. Encoded proteins:
- the LOC120700701 gene encoding serine/threonine-protein kinase STN8, chloroplastic-like — its product is MEFNVKVELDGHGWGFLGATWLYLTARPGVLSGAVDAYVLLQLALVDSVLGRRSLKMSDFVVGERIEEGSFGGGVLRHRRGGADGQGQDEPPERRQVQGEGHPQKDQGGNSGGQGVRRLGGVVQLPRGQGGAGLPETCADFLGSFGADKTKSECVEGGKWLVWKFEVCIWAMALPFFLLRFLLLYDRPLMGGTKSEASGRKWRNNFLSCMGLFEQCGTEFQTLANCTLC